The Saccharomyces mikatae IFO 1815 strain IFO1815 genome assembly, chromosome: 15 DNA window CGTGCCAAGTTAGAAGAGTAGAGTAGTTAGAATAGACTCGTTGCCCTTTTCCATGTTTACTTACATACATAAATTAAATATTCTGTCTTTTTGTTATATCCCGACCATGCCATCACtttagatgaaaaaatgtactttaaaaaatcaaaaattattttttttacgaAAGTTTTTAATTGTATTAcatgattcttttttttgtttcttttatctCGTTATCTATCTAAATTactcaaaaaaagaggaaagaatttttcGGGAcgccttcttcttttctctctttaGACTATTTAAAATACATCACCTTGGTCAAACATAGCATCAGAGACCTTAATGAAACTTGCAATGTTGGCACCTTTGACTAAAGATGGCAAGGTGTTACCGTCCTTAGTGTACTTCTTAGCAGAATCAATACATTCGTTGAAACAGTTGACCATAATTCTCTTCAATTCCTGGTCGACCCTTTCACTGGTCCAAGTGATTCTTTGGGAGTTTTGAGCCATTTCTAAACCAGAAACGGCAACACCACCCAAGTTAGCAGCCTTTGGTGGACCGTACCAAACAGCATCCTTTGGTCCAGCAGCTGTGGAACGTGCTGTTTCAAAAACGGCAATAGCTTCTGGAGTGGAACCCATGTTGGAACCTTCAGCAATAAACTTCACACCTTGAGCAACCAAAGCCTTGGCTTCTTCGCCACTAACTTCATTTTGGGTAGCACATGGCAAGGCAATGTCGACCTTTTGAACATGGGTCCATGGACGAGCGCCTGCAATGTATTGGACTTTGTTTTCTGTGAAAGTAGAGTATTCGTTGACAATTTGCTCCAAAGACTTGAAGTTGACTTTAGCAGTGGCGATGTCAGCGATTTGTTCGGATGTGATACCGGTTTCAGAAATGATACAACCCTTAGAGTCCGACAGAGAAACGACAGTAGCACCAAGCTCGATGACTTTCAAAGCTGCGTATTGAGCAACATTACCACTACCAGAGATGGTGACACGCTTACCTTCAAAAGATTCCTTACCGTTTGTGGCATAGTCAATCATAGCTTGAGTATAGTAAACCAAACCATAACCAGTGGCTTCTGGTCTAATCAAGGAACCACCCCAGTTCAAACCCTTACCGGTCAAGACACCTTCCCAGGAGTTCTTGTATGATCTGTAAGCACCGAATAGGTAACCGATTTCACGACCACCAACACCGATATCACCAGCTGGAACGTCAGTGTCTTGACCAATGTGTCTGCTTAGTTCTCTCATGAAAGCGTAACAAATTCTTCTGATTTCGTTGTTGGATCTACCCTTCAAGTCCACACATAGACCACCTTTACCACCACCCATGTCCAGGCCAGTCAAAgagttcttgaaaatttgcTCGAAACCcaagaatttcaaaatagACAAGTTCACGGAGGGATGGAAACGTAGACCACCCTTGTATGGACCCTTAGCCGAGTTGTATTGCACTCTGTAACCTTGAGCAACTTCTTGTTCACCCTTGTCATTCTCCCAAGTAACTCTAAACTGTATAATTCTTTCAGGGACAGAAACAATTGGCAAAACCTTTTTGTATTCTGG harbors:
- the GDH1 gene encoding glutamate dehydrogenase (NADP(+)) GDH1 (similar to Saccharomyces cerevisiae GDH3 (YAL062W) and GDH1 (YOR375C); ancestral locus Anc_7.1); the protein is MSEPEFQQAYEEVVSSLEDSTLFEQHPEYKKVLPIVSVPERIIQFRVTWENDKGEQEVAQGYRVQYNSAKGPYKGGLRFHPSVNLSILKFLGFEQIFKNSLTGLDMGGGKGGLCVDLKGRSNNEIRRICYAFMRELSRHIGQDTDVPAGDIGVGGREIGYLFGAYRSYKNSWEGVLTGKGLNWGGSLIRPEATGYGLVYYTQAMIDYATNGKESFEGKRVTISGSGNVAQYAALKVIELGATVVSLSDSKGCIISETGITSEQIADIATAKVNFKSLEQIVNEYSTFTENKVQYIAGARPWTHVQKVDIALPCATQNEVSGEEAKALVAQGVKFIAEGSNMGSTPEAIAVFETARSTAAGPKDAVWYGPPKAANLGGVAVSGLEMAQNSQRITWTSERVDQELKRIMVNCFNECIDSAKKYTKDGNTLPSLVKGANIASFIKVSDAMFDQGDVF